A part of Natronorubrum sediminis genomic DNA contains:
- the hisI gene encoding phosphoribosyl-AMP cyclohydrolase: MDDAVAVDFGEDGLVPAVAQDATSGEVLMLAYVSPEALERTRETGVAHYYSRSREELWQKGKTSGHEQHVQEVRVDCDADTLLYVVEQDGGACHTGYRSCFYRTIEGETVGERVFDPDAVYDE, translated from the coding sequence ATGGACGACGCCGTTGCGGTCGACTTCGGCGAGGACGGACTCGTCCCTGCCGTCGCACAGGACGCGACGTCGGGCGAGGTGCTCATGCTCGCGTACGTCTCGCCCGAGGCGCTCGAGCGCACGCGCGAGACGGGTGTCGCACACTATTATTCCCGAAGCCGCGAGGAACTGTGGCAAAAGGGCAAGACGAGCGGCCACGAACAACACGTCCAGGAGGTTCGCGTCGACTGTGACGCCGATACGTTGCTCTACGTCGTCGAGCAAGACGGCGGGGCCTGTCACACCGGTTATCGCTCGTGTTTCTATCGCACTATCGAGGGTGAGACGGTCGGCGAACGGGTGTTCGATCCCGACGCAGTCTACGACGAGTGA
- the serA gene encoding phosphoglycerate dehydrogenase, translating into MKVLVTDPIADAGLDVLRDAGHEVETGYELEGGELLEAVSDAHGLIVRSGTEVTEEVLEAAEELAIVGRAGIGVDNIDIEAATDEGIIVANAPEGNVRAAAEHTVAMTFAAARSIPQAHIRLKNGEWAKSDYLGAELDSKTLGVVGLGRVGQEVAKKLDSLGMDIVAFDPYISEERADRLGAELVEFEECLERGDFVTIHTPLTPETEGMIGEDELDLLEDGYIVNVGRGGIIQEDALAAKVEDGTLAGAALDVFAEEPLPVDSSLLEHEDVIVTPHLGASTEAAQENVATSTAEQVVAAIAGEPVMNALNAPSIDESAFPRLEPYIEIADTAGKVAAQLLDGRIERVEITYEGDIADEDVEFVTASALKGVFEPLEWQVNAVNAPQIAEDRGVDVTESKTRQAADFQSLISVTVGNDDDEVAVDGTLFAGDDPRIVRVDGYRVDAIPHGKMVVTRNTDEPGVIGLIGSVMGEHGVNIAGMFNARETHGGEALTVYNVDSQVPDAAKEDLESDDRIIGIDYITLNGQV; encoded by the coding sequence ATGAAGGTACTCGTCACGGATCCGATCGCTGATGCGGGTCTGGACGTTCTCAGAGATGCCGGCCACGAGGTCGAGACTGGCTACGAACTCGAGGGTGGGGAACTGCTCGAGGCCGTATCTGACGCCCACGGACTGATCGTCCGCTCGGGAACCGAAGTCACCGAAGAAGTCCTCGAGGCGGCCGAAGAACTCGCGATCGTCGGCCGAGCAGGGATCGGCGTCGACAACATCGACATCGAGGCTGCGACCGACGAGGGGATCATCGTCGCGAACGCGCCCGAAGGAAACGTTCGCGCGGCCGCCGAACACACCGTCGCGATGACGTTCGCCGCCGCTCGTTCGATCCCGCAGGCACACATTCGCCTGAAAAACGGCGAGTGGGCGAAAAGCGACTATCTCGGTGCCGAACTCGACAGCAAGACGCTCGGCGTCGTCGGCCTCGGACGCGTCGGCCAGGAAGTCGCCAAGAAACTCGACTCGCTGGGCATGGACATCGTCGCGTTCGACCCCTACATCTCCGAGGAGCGCGCCGACCGACTCGGTGCCGAACTCGTCGAGTTCGAGGAGTGTCTCGAGCGCGGCGACTTCGTCACCATCCACACGCCGCTGACGCCCGAGACGGAGGGCATGATCGGCGAAGACGAACTCGACCTGCTCGAGGACGGCTACATCGTCAACGTCGGCCGGGGCGGCATCATCCAGGAAGACGCTCTCGCCGCGAAGGTCGAAGACGGCACGCTCGCCGGCGCTGCACTCGACGTCTTCGCCGAAGAGCCACTGCCGGTCGACTCGTCGCTGCTCGAGCACGAAGACGTCATCGTCACGCCCCACCTCGGTGCCTCGACGGAGGCGGCCCAGGAGAACGTCGCAACCTCGACGGCCGAACAGGTCGTCGCTGCGATCGCGGGCGAACCGGTCATGAACGCCCTCAACGCACCCTCGATCGACGAGAGCGCGTTCCCGCGCCTCGAGCCCTACATCGAAATTGCCGACACCGCGGGCAAGGTCGCCGCACAGTTACTCGACGGTCGAATCGAGCGCGTCGAAATCACGTACGAAGGCGACATCGCCGACGAGGACGTCGAGTTCGTTACCGCGAGTGCACTCAAGGGCGTCTTCGAACCCCTCGAGTGGCAGGTCAACGCGGTCAACGCCCCCCAGATCGCGGAGGACCGCGGCGTCGACGTCACCGAGTCCAAGACGCGACAGGCAGCCGACTTCCAGAGTCTGATCTCGGTCACCGTCGGCAACGATGACGACGAAGTCGCGGTCGACGGCACCCTCTTCGCTGGCGACGATCCACGGATCGTTCGCGTCGACGGCTACCGCGTCGACGCCATCCCGCACGGAAAGATGGTCGTCACGCGAAACACCGACGAACCCGGCGTCATCGGCCTTATCGGGAGCGTCATGGGCGAACACGGCGTCAACATCGCCGGCATGTTCAACGCTCGCGAAACCCACGGCGGCGAGGCCCTGACCGTCTACAACGTCGACAGTCAGGTTCCCGACGCCGCGAAGGAGGACCTCGAGTCCGACGATCGGATCATCGGCATCGACTACATTACGCTGAACGGACAGGTCTGA
- a CDS encoding DUF7118 family protein yields MSERVHSPGDDASRDDHTARETLEAARERFEQAEARIDDAGGDAVAEAAEAYRDATDLLESYVDRATGTGRENFQAYLELEGKFDSLVSELSDELRGREAFEDALDAIDKRRLSESDFERAHEALEPAEQYAQLLEEREAAREAIDEARTNAAKRYRALGEEIDAHERLLELGNADIDAPVEELRAPLEAYNEAIDEAFTAYRLEASAREVFALLERSRWYPFVEYEQPPDDLAAYVRDDPAGEYTIPELLEYADYSRSKLDHYVDSADELKRQVATQRTFLDGIDAGPLRLEWPPTEAPVLRRKTREIRPFVERVADEETVARVRELRRLTTDSEFDFDRLQTAAQAVDQLTPTERDRLADGRVAAELEELRSERARLEAALDVEDPI; encoded by the coding sequence ATGAGCGAGCGCGTTCACTCCCCCGGTGACGACGCGAGTCGCGACGATCACACGGCACGTGAGACACTCGAGGCCGCGCGCGAGCGCTTCGAGCAGGCAGAAGCACGGATCGACGACGCCGGCGGTGACGCCGTCGCGGAGGCGGCTGAAGCCTACCGCGACGCGACCGACTTACTCGAGTCGTACGTCGACCGGGCGACCGGAACCGGCCGAGAAAATTTTCAGGCGTACCTCGAACTCGAGGGGAAGTTCGACTCGCTCGTTTCGGAGCTCTCCGACGAACTGAGGGGGAGAGAGGCGTTCGAGGATGCGCTAGACGCGATCGACAAGCGCCGGCTCAGCGAGTCGGATTTCGAGCGAGCGCACGAGGCGCTCGAGCCGGCCGAACAGTACGCGCAGTTGCTCGAGGAGCGCGAGGCGGCCCGGGAGGCGATCGACGAGGCGCGGACGAACGCTGCGAAACGCTATCGGGCGTTGGGCGAGGAAATCGACGCCCACGAGCGACTACTCGAACTCGGGAACGCGGATATCGACGCGCCGGTCGAGGAGCTTCGAGCACCGCTCGAGGCGTACAACGAGGCGATCGACGAGGCGTTTACGGCGTATCGGCTGGAAGCGTCGGCCCGCGAGGTGTTCGCCCTGCTCGAACGCAGTCGCTGGTACCCCTTCGTCGAGTATGAACAGCCACCGGACGATCTGGCTGCGTACGTTCGAGACGATCCGGCCGGCGAGTACACGATTCCAGAACTCCTCGAGTACGCCGACTACTCGCGGTCGAAACTCGACCACTACGTCGACAGTGCGGACGAACTCAAGCGGCAAGTGGCGACCCAGCGGACGTTTCTCGACGGCATCGACGCCGGCCCGCTCAGACTCGAGTGGCCGCCGACGGAGGCACCCGTCTTGCGGCGAAAAACCCGGGAAATTCGGCCGTTCGTCGAGCGAGTCGCGGACGAGGAGACCGTCGCCCGAGTGCGTGAACTCCGTCGGTTGACGACCGACTCCGAGTTCGACTTTGACCGCTTACAGACGGCGGCTCAGGCCGTCGACCAGCTCACACCGACGGAGCGCGACCGACTGGCTGACGGTCGCGTCGCGGCCGAACTCGAGGAGCTGCGGTCGGAGCGAGCGCGACTCGAAGCGGCACTCGACGTCGAGGACCCGATCTGA